GAATATCCTTGCATTCAGGTCAAATTACTCAATAGATTTAATAACTAAGGATGATTATTTGAATTTGAATGTACATTCATTTGAATGTAATGATGTTCAGGTTTTATTGTCCAAAttgtataattataaatataatatatttaatttcttgTTACCAAAGGTCATCGGTTAATGTGTAGACAAAtgccaaatatgcacagaatcaACATTAGCCAGTAATATTGCCGAAGGCGGAGTTACATATCCAGCACCAAAGTGCTTTATCTCTTTGTGCaccatttttttcaatgaaacactgcacatgcagactccaagcaccatgaataCTAAAGTGactgtggtgcttggagtaacccagtAAGATTGTACGTTTTCACAAGATATATTACTAGATTTCTTAATTTACAAAACCTAAAAGGCTGGTTAatttacagtattaaaaaaacGTATATAATGTTTTAAGACATGCCTTCTATTGTACACAAATTGTAAATCAACCCATGCAAGGATCTATACAATTCAGGTAATCTTGTTTAACAATTTAAAATTAGAGGGGAACAAATCACTTCTGAGAAcattacaaaatacagattaaggaactgcgcacacagaaataaaattttaaaatcacctatcccagaaaacaaatatggggattcagttccaccatgtgGCCATATCGTGTTAAACCCACAGTACTCAAATATCAGTGGGTCTTACACTTGTTTTACTGTGTGAGACATAGTGCTAAATGAACTAAAGTATATttaatatgttgtaagagcattgtgaacatatataatgcaaaataaacATGATACACAATTCACAAAAATACAGTGTTATAACTAAATGACTAAAGTgatgtatatattcacaatgcatatcatatctGCATTACATCACATAATTTTAAAGTTAGATTTCTATTCAAAACCTGTGGTCAACTGGTAacatgtggtcacctccaaagaatCTGATGTTGGGGTGGGCAGTGTTTCCCCTTTtgaggagacaaaaaaaaaaaaagtaaatttgaggaggttttgaatAGCAATCTCACTTTAACAATTATTTGATATAGAGCAGATAAAGGATATGCATTGTgattatatagataaaataactattactttgtttaatttttaacactttttaatcatcacattcattttgcattatttgcattagcactatttaatttgtctcccacgttaaaattagtgtaggacccaccgatattggggtactctgGCCTAGTGGTGGGCTCAGCATAATAAAGTAATATGGGGATACTGAATCCCCATTTTATTtggagataggtgattttagccttgtaacatttaaaacagtatgtgtgtgtgtgagcttttAATCTGCATTTGGTGTCTATGGCAGCACCACAGCTGACTAATGCATAATCCATGTGGGCCcccaatttcctttttttatattgaaCTCTCActcacagataaaaaaaaggaattagaAAAATCTACATAAAATTTGTGTTAACCAATATGTTCACATGATGTAATCTCTTTTATAATTaacatttagcaaattacatcagatGTATCTTTAATTCCCCCTTTTCTCTGAACGCTTTGACTATGCCGATTGCCAGGTACAAAGAATAGAGTTTATAAAAACAACAGGCAAGACTGTAGATAAAGACATCCATTTGGAGAGGTGTGGATTTCAACATTTAAATTTAAACAGCTCCCAAATACTTATCTGTTAAATAAAGGGATTAAGTAAACATTATATGAAAAATCCTGGTACTTTAAGCCTCTGGAAACGTAAGCATACACTTGCAAGGATTTGAGTATTGGTTTATCCATTCTGAAATAAAAATATGGTAGTCTCTTTAGGGCATATCAACTCCttttcttaaaaaataataaataaataaaaattgtatattaTCCATTCTGGTGCCATCATGAAATCAGATGAATCTGTGAATGTGAGAAGAAAGCACAATGCTATACAACTACCATTTTTTAATGCAGAAATATCATGCATTTTGTTGAATTAGCACAAAACAGAAAACCTGTTAAGTCTTTCTCTACATTAAAGTCTTTCTCTGCATTTTTATAAACATGCCATTTTGTAGCACACATCAATTGGTTTGCAAGAGAAATGGCAGGGGAGTGTTGAAAGCAATGAAGTTTAAAataggttttagaaaaaaaaaaaaaaagcagaggcaTATAAAGCTATAGGACAAAATATATAGGACTTAAAATAATTGTATCAATTATAGGTAAGAATTGAAGGCATGATGAGCTATACCATGATATTTAAACACAAATCAAAATGACTTCCATTTTTTCTAAGGTGACTTTTTCTCAAGACATGGAAGTtatgaaaatgctatgtttaaacAGATGTCACAGGTACCTGTATCTGATAAACAGTGGCCAAAAAATATGCGAAGGCACATACAGTACATACATTCAATGTAGAATGGATATTCTAATTAAAACTCAATCTTAACACGGAAGAAGCGTAAAGAATGCCATTCATTATTATTTCACAAAAAGGATATTTTGGATCCCAAATGGGAAAACATGGAGAAAATATTGTGCCATGAAGAACTAGCCCTTATAAGAACACAGGTACAGCCCTCATAGATGCAATATGCTAACGAGCAGGTATGGAGTAATTTTACTGACAACCTTATGCAACTGCTATAGAAGTGCCAGAGCAATGATTTGATATGCAACCTGTGGTGTCAGAGATAATACACATACTATGAGTTGCACAGATTGGACATTGGCAGTTTCTACCGGAAGCATAGCTTGAAGACCTGACATTTAGACAATGCTTGCAAGTAAATATGTCCCCATTCAACCTTTCATAAGTCCATTACCACTGTCATTTCACTGGGAACGTGGAAAGGTAATGATCATGTGACCATCCATTCATTTTGCTATTGACAATTTTAGAGCATTTAAAATATTCAAATTATATTCAGTGTTCTCCAATATAGAAGACTATCTGGTATAAACTGTATTAGAAAACATTTAATCAGTTCctctgtggtaaaaaaaaaaaaaaaaaggcagtctAAACCTCATAACCACAATATGGTGTAGTTTTTATTGTGCTATGATGTTATGTGTGCCTTCCTCCAGTTTTGGGTCAGAACTGAGAGTATTCGCCAATGTCTAATCACTGCAATTAAAACAAGGACAAAAGAGCATGTCATGGTTATGGGGATGATTGTGCTGCTTTAACTCTTTAAAAGACCATAGGTTATGCAATTGGCATATCACACGCCTTAGCTTATATTTTAATGGTAAAAAGAGACAGTCCTACAAAAACAAGTCACCAGTGTTCATAGTTAGAGAACCTTTAATCatccacacaatcacacaatgttGCAAAACAAAAGCATCTAGAGTTGGCCCCTCGTATAAAAAAGGGAGAATCTCCAGAGCTCAAACATACATAATTAAATTGGTCCAATAAAATATTGATCCATTTACTTCAGGATAAATACAATGGTTTAAAGGAGCCAGGAGCTTGAACAAAGGTGTATATGTGAACACCATGAAACAAAGCCAGTCCAGGCAAGATAATAAACTCCTTTGCATCCTCTGTccctctaaataataataataataataataataatataaaatctaACTGGTCGGAAAGGATGGAAATAACCTGAAGATATTAAAGATTTTACTCAAgtctgtttagtttttttttttttcttcctttttttaatcctttttcgATCATTTAGGAAAGCTGCAGTaagaaagagggggaaaaaatcaaactaaaaagaaaaaaattgaagaGAAGAGGATCCAATGTCCATGGATCCAAAGTCAAGAACAAACAGggtggggtaaaatattgtactccAACACAGCCCATCTCCCACGGCAAAAGGCTGGTGTCACCAGGAACACAAAACTTCGAGCTTTCCTCAGATTTTCTGAATCTTTTCCCCAACCACGACAGGGTTttctttcctgattttttcagctGCATCAGCTTTGTAATCGTAGGAACAATTGTGAACATCAGAATAGCGGTGTGTTCCGCAGAATACATCCCCACATCGGCATTCAAACCCTGACAAGAGAAAATATATGTGTTACCAACAGGTACAAATAGTACCATGAGACTTTACCAAGGCTTATGGAAAATAGAGAGTTATTGGGCTGGACAGATGACAACAGAATGTTTAAAATTAGGTGATGTTCAACCAAGGTACATTTGAAAGGTAGATAAAGAAAACTACCACTTCTAGCATAACATTTTGTAACCATTATACTATACATAAGACTTACGGTAATAGGAAAATCTCAGAGGCTGCGCTTATTAGAATGAAACAAGCTTCCTACACAAATAACATTTTATTCTAGAAAGGTAGtacttttactaaaaaaaaaactaaacaaaaaaaaaccacattcaTTAGTGGCTTACACGTTTTTACACGTGCAATTCCAGGTGTGTTCACATACTTACACAGAATACTAATTTTAAGTATAAATATTCCATTATGTTGCATGGGACTGCTCTCACTTTTACAGCATATTTATACGTTTCTAGAGAGCAGATTAGGAGTCAACAAAAGGCCTTACCATAGCACATATCTATGTAACAGCATAGATCCCTGAGGAGCCAGGACAATGAGAAAACTGTGTGATGAATAATAAATAGCAGGACAAGCTTGCTGGGAAAAAATCTATGATACAATTTATATAGAACAACAGAAGTatgggggggagtggagagaaTCAGttagcataaaaacaaaaaaggtgtgATACAGAACTGGTAACAGAATAACAAATCTGGTCATTTAAATTTGACACAAACCAGTAAGGCCAATCTTTTTACGACACATAAAGCAACGGTTCCTCTTCTTCAACTTGGCTTTCACAGGAGAGCGATCTTGCTCTTCAGAGGAGTTCTGTGGGCTATCTGCAGAGGCAGCTGGGGAAGATGACAAACATGGAGACATTGTGTAAGTGGGTCCCCATTCTGTGTGTGTTACAAATGAGATTTAAAACCCCACATGCAAATAAGACTGTCACTTACCATTAGTACTTTCTAACGTCAGATCTGTTTCATTAAGTTTTCTCTTCCCCCTTCTTGATCCTTCTTCCAAAACACTGCGCTGAGATCCCCCCTTTTCTATGCTTGAAAAACTGAACCCCTTGTCTGAGAACCTGCCAGTGCAATCTGGAACATCCAATAGTAACATCTTCTACAACTAATTCCAAAAAAGCCCTTACTTTCCAGCACTTTCCACTGGAGCGTtacaaaacatttattacaacccTTCCTCAATCACactgtttctatttttcttttctccaATCTTCCCAACACATCTCTCCTGACATGAGTCAGAATACGCATATCACCCTGGTTATGTGTATTCTGAGAAAAGAAAGTCTTTGTGCTCATTGTCTATACTAGTCACATCTGTCACTCTGCACACACCAGTTGAAACTACACAGTAAACATTTGgactacacacaaacaaacaaaaatatctgAATCTCACCTGGCGTTTCATTTGTTTCTGCAATTCTGTTCTCTGTATTTTCAGCTTCTGAAGATGAGACAGATTCCACCTGTGATGATGAGCTTAGAATCCAAGAAGAGAAACCGTCACAGAAAAGTAAATCAGCCAGTGCAGATCAAATTAAAGTAAATAAATCTAGTGTACCTGTCACGGTACACACGCTTATGCTCCCTATAGGAGCAGAACATTTCATCTATATGTTGTGCTAGCAGAGTTGCTTGaataaactacaaataaaaaaaaaattaaaagtatcTTTCCCCACCTGCCAATCAACTGAAATCCGTGCCAAAGAATTGACTTAACAAGAGAGACCTCCTATAGGCAGTCTCCCAAACATAGCAACCACAACGCATGCACTCGAGTTCTATGGTTACTTCATAGTCATCACTTCTAGTACTAGCAAGGGGGTATAGGAACAGAGTAACTCACTTCAGATGCTGGTAGTAAAACCAGCGTGTTGGCGTCAAGGACAACaacatttgccctgcttggggaaggGACCCCAAGCAAGGCAAATCAAACTGCAGTGCAGGTGACCTGGAGGTGGATGTTACAATAGTGCAACACTCATGAACCTTCATGGTGCCGGACCATTTGGTTATGGGGACGGGGGTTCATTTCAAGTTCACTTTAAATGTTAAAGATAAACTGCTTACCTGGCTTCTGTGGTTTCTGGGAGTTCTGATTCCACTACATCATTTTCCTGAGAAGTAACTGCATGCTGCATGGAAGATGTCTCAACCCCATTTCCTACTGACACAACTATAAGAAAATGGAAACAGAAGTACAGAGATACTATAGTAGCTGAAATAAAAAGATTAACTTTTACAAACCTTTACTATAATAATCGATTTTTCATCTATCAAAGTaataaaacttaaaggaccactatagtgccaggaaaacaaaattgttttcctggcactatagggtctttaagtCCCCTCGgcgtcccactcccgccgggctgataggggttaaacactcacttacctttctccagcgctggggaactctcctaccTCTttggccactagaggctggattaaccctagtgtaaacatagcagtttctttgaaactgctatgtttacagctgcaggtttaaccctagatggacctggcacccagaccacttcattgagctgaagtggtctgggtgcttatagtggtcctttaacaaggtttttttcccccccaattgCCTCTGATGAAGTGCCCTAGGAAACACAAAACATGTAAGTATCATTGTGGTTGTGCAGCCACCTGAGTTTATAAGTGtagaaaataaaggtatttaatttTATACTTTACTACACATTTTGGGTGTATGTTTTCTTCACTATATGAGCTGCTTCTGATCAAAGAGTTGTCACACAGGTTCAGATCCTGTCTTAGCCCAAGTGCATATCAGAAGTATGAAGATCTATTCCTCACCAGCCACCCTTAATAAAAGTTTGTTTTCCAATACCACAAAGTCCTCAAATCCCACTAATCCTTTACATACTGAAAAGTGTGTCACACTTTAGTGTCATATGTTTGAGTGTCTATAACATACAAAGGCAACCTTTTCACAGCAGGATCAATGCTTACCTGAGGGACTATTCCTCCCGCCACTGCTGTTCTGCCGTTGTAGATGTTCCTTGTAGCACACCGAGCAAAGACCATTGGTACGAGGATTGCCATAGAATCCACAGCCAGTAGAACAAAGAAGAGGTGCCTGGCTGTGGTTAGTCTCCTGCGCCATTGTCATCCACCTCACAACTGTAagaacatcacacacacataatttACAAATGGTCTTCAGGATTTATCTACACTGCTCTGCCTctttacacaaatacagacatgaCGCTTGTTCATTTGGTGTTGGAGAAGCTGACTTTGGTTGTTAGTTTAGGGATTATCTCAGCAAGGCAAATGGTGCACACAATGGATAAAGTAGGAAAAAAGGATGACATTAATAAAGAGCAGCACTGTTAAGAGAAAGGCACAAAGTATAGTGGCTAATTTGATGTAATAAGGCAATTTGTTACAGCAGTACTGTAGGAGGTTGGAGGTAGAATGAACAGAAGAAGGAAGGGGCATCATGTGGAGGAAATTATATGAGGGTAGTGGACACAAAAGGGGGCGCATAGGGTCAAAGGCACACTTCgagccctaaagcacttcagctagcTGTACTGGTTTATGCATTAGGATCATGTCCCCTGTGTCTTGTTTTATAAAACTGCTAATTTCGATGTAAATTGGCACTTTCATAAATAATACAAGTTGCACAACACATTCACAATTTGAAGGATATCTCTAATCTCTTTTTCACACATTGGGAGCGACACGTTTgtgaactgaaaaaaaataaaataaaatggaacagGAAAACAAAGTAAGAGAAAAGGCATAGCAAAAAATACAACTGCACAAAGAAGGGAATAAAgatgtgcaaataaaataaattaaaaaaaaaaacattggacacaatactttttttttacataacccCCATATCCCTGAAGTCAACGTCACAAATATTTGCCGTTTGATTACTTAGTTTAAACAGTTTTCTGGGGTACTGATAATGCTTCTGTATGGATTTAGACCCTAAACTACAAATTAACAAGACTCATTAGGAAACTCATATAATTATCATTAAAAAGCAATGTCAGAGTAAAGCTGTAAAACAGGGGCAATTGTGACCAGGTGAAAATATTAGGCTTGACCATAAAACTGGTAATATCAGGCTCGGAGAGTAGCTCAGAATTATTGGAGCCTTTCAGAAATGTATCTGTTCAGGAACCACCCAGCAACAGCTCCTCCGAAATGTTCTGAATGCCATGAATCTCGGAAGGGAGGAGAGACAAAAATAGCTATTTTACCTTGCGCTAAAGTGCTTCTGgtttaggagtctgtatgtgcaacatttctgcttaaaacactgcacatccagagatacTTGCACTTGTTTGCTGGAGGGGCTAGTTAGACCCATGGCACACGTGACTTTGGCAACCTGTAATCTTCTTCATTGCAGGCAGGGCTCCTGCAAGGGGAAAGTAGCTTACCCCTGCTTAAATTTTTGGGGGATTTAAATAGAATATTCCTTCCTCCCTTCACACGCATGCGTTTTGAGCTGGTGAAACGGTCAAATTACAGGCTCCTTTATGAGAAGCTTGTTATTGGACTGGGCAAGTCCCTTTGCTGACATTAAAATAAAGTTTGGTGCCCAGAGCTTCACTCTGTGCTGGAATCACAGGTGCCCAAAAGGGAGATGGCCAGATGTTctagaactacaactcacatgccGCTTTCCATGCCTTTGTCTTTGAATGACAAaatatcatggaagctgtagttctaaaacgtctgaggatctaccttttgggtacccctggTTTAAACACTTATTTATGAGTTAAGGATGGGGGACCTATTGGTAACGTCCAATAGGGCATTCTAATCCTAAAATCTTAAATTTTAACTAAAGgattgcagtaaccctttaactggTTACCAGGTAGCATAAATCAAATTTTAGAGTAAACCAAAAATTATCTTTAATGGGGAACTCTCGGGGAAAATAAAATGAGGTCTAAATGAGGTTGTTATGGAGCCAGGTGGCCCCTGGAGGCATTCCTACCAGTTGTAAAACAGGGGCAAACTTCTCAAAAAAATTTAGCCCAAAGTTGCCTGCAGTGGAGATGTTCACTCCACCCCTGGCGGCATCAAGCTGCTGAATTTTCAGATTGAGGGAGCACGGATTGCcgccactctcagccagtgactccccattcactaaactggcttggaaagaaacgtACCTTTCACAAGAAATTTTAGCAAATTTtggtatagtttaaccccttaaaaaaaaagggggggtgaggggggctttTTTCAGATGCAAGGCGTTTGTGACCAAGGCCTTTTTGCCATGCATTCATTCTACaccacatttatttattaaatattttacttggatggatacattgagatttctctcgttttcaagtatgtcctgggtctacaaaacattgcattgttacaatagggtagaaaaataaataaataataaaaaaacagtatTAACATACATGTTATATGTCATTTGTAAAATGCCCAATAGGTCTgggattttaattatttatttgttactggcatttataatgcaccaacatattccacagcgttgTACAATTTGggttagaacatacaatatgcacagaccaatacaaaaggtaaagtaggCCCTACCCGTGAGCCAAGGTCTagcattgaagctcttttatacaaagtgctgaAGAAGCCATAAAACAAACACTGCAAGAAGTTAATAAATtggcatgctgagattacaacttatagtaatatagtagtcacagaatccaaaacaaaaagtttattttttgtaGAAAGTACATCCCCCAGGCTATGTAATAAATTGCATTTTGACACTTtgtatttaaccattttatcacaaacctaggtcaaattagttaaagggacactatagtcaccaaaacaactacagcttattgtatttgttctgaggAGTATAAATCaatccctttaggctttttgcagtgaaCACTTTTTTCAGAGAACCACTTCCACTGACCacacctcagatggctactaaaggtgcttcctggatggAGAAAGAACTtaccacatagagatgcattgattcaatgtatctatatgagaagatgctgattggccagggctgtgtttggcttgtgctggctctgccttctTGGCAgcctcagacaatccaatgctttcccatggggaagcattgtgattggctgagagaatcacgTCTgccagcaggcagatcaggggcatgagccagcagcagcagactggagtaaaggtaagattgtactatatttaggaaggcaagAAGAGGCCAAGGGAGCTAGATGGTgttcttaacactatagggtcaggaaattTATAGACCACGGGTGTCCCACTACTGCAAACActgcatatttgtattctgctattGTTCTCTGGTACAGTGATATCCCGCATGTATACAATTTTATATTAACCTGCCCTAAAATCCAACTACTTTTAGTATCCATAATCAAACTTCTAATCCTATCCATAATCTGACACTAACCCGACCCATAATCTTACTTATTAACCTACCTATAATCCCAGTCCTAATCCAACCATTTATCTCCCACATACTGTCTAGTTTACCAGTATATTCCAGGCACATTAAAGgtatcctatagtgccagaaaatcaaagcggttttcctggcattatagattatacaatgctttcctattgggaaaatctgacgctggaggtcctcatgcagagcgcgaggacgtccagcgtcagataacggacccaAGGTCCGTTtaaattccggaagccctctagtggctctctggtagaCCGTCACTGAGGGCAGATTcagagctgcaatgttttacattcagcactaagtgcaacagggacactgcatccagaccacttcaatgagatgaagtagtctgggtgcctacagtgtccctttaacaatatgtATTTTCCATCCATGCTTGTGTTTCAAAGTTGATCCGTATGTTATTCTTACAAATTAACTAGTGCAAATAGTGTAAGATActtgaaaaagaaaagagaatgaAGCCGTTTGCATAGTTGCAGCACTAGTACGGAGCTCCTATCTGCAATATCTCACATACAAATTGAAAAGTTCAAATAAATTATAGGCAAATACCAAAATTCAAATATCACAGATCTGCTCACTGCTTTAAAGCCTCACACATCTACTTTAAAAggaacatgcatcacttgaccttttattattattattattatttttgtaaactagcaagcaaacacttttaaaccaATATACAAATCATAATAAAGCATGACAAACTTTGAAAAATATGTAATGAACATTTATAAACGTACTATAAACTTGGTCAAATTGCATTATTGGGCATGCCTCTCAGCAAGGGGAGATTATTCAGCCTCCCCCGCTTACCTATCAACCTTAGTTTCAAACCAGAACACTTATGACAAAAATGGTGCATCACTGTGCAGCAGCAATCTCTTATCCCCATATCAGGATGTTGCAACGTGAAGAtatcttccaactgcacatgtcAGGCATGCCCAGTGCACTTTTCCACCATTCCTAGGGATTGGACACTAATTGGATAGATCAGAGTCCcccctggagtgggtgtggaaagcataagagaGAAGAAGCAGGTAAACATTAAAACAAACATCATATGTACCTGCTTGTTTTAGGCTGCACAATGAGACAGTTGCtttaaagtgatgcatgtccctttaaagaagatCCAGCAGGAAAATAAGAAAATCCACAGAAAAAGGGATACTTTACAAattgtacaaaataaaaacaggataagtGGTGGAAACATTTGTACAAGTTCAAGGGGCAATCGAAACGCAACAGTCTATATAGCTCATTTTAGCAGTTAGAATAcaattgttttgtgttttaaagTAGTAACTCCCTTCTCCATTTCAAGTTAAAATGTTCATGAGTATTTTGAATGAGAAATTTTAAGGGCTCTGCAAAGTGCCAAGCATCTGGCATATATGCAGTCTTTCCAATTATGTATCTCACGTTAGCCATATACAAATGACAATTTAGCCCTAGCAAAAAGAAGTCTACCCCTGGTAAGGTGTGCCATACACACTCCAACCTCCCACTGGCGAGCAATTTTTAAGGCCTGTCTAGTACCATATGACTTGAAAATTTAAGCCTACAGGGTCAATCACTACACACAGGTGGCTGCAGCTGATGGTGGGTgttataaatatttaaaggaccaccatCTCAAAAAAGTGGTCTTaattttaaccctacaatgtaaaacactgcagtctTGTAGAAACTCCAATTGTTACATTGCAGAGTAAAACCTGACACGCCACAAGAGAACCTTCCTATACAACGGAGTGAAACTCTGGTCATTTAGTCAAATGCaggtcataggaaagcattgacttcaATGCTTTTCAATGAGAAGCATGTGATTGGATACATATAGGACGCTCACACATCAAGTCTCTAATTCTCCCCTTTGAGGAGCACTGGATTGGACCATTGCTGAGATAGCAAAGCCTAATGACATTGCAAGATACAGAGCAAACAGCAAAGCAGCAGTACAGAGTAGAGACTCATGTAAGTAAAACTtttcttttactatttttatGAAGGGGGGGTTGCAATAGGAACCCGCAGCGATGAGCTGAAGCTGAGTAATGTAACAGCTTCCAAAGCATAGAAATAATCACTGT
This Pelobates fuscus isolate aPelFus1 chromosome 3, aPelFus1.pri, whole genome shotgun sequence DNA region includes the following protein-coding sequences:
- the ZFAND6 gene encoding AN1-type zinc finger protein 6 isoform X1, whose amino-acid sequence is MTMAQETNHSQAPLLCSTGCGFYGNPRTNGLCSVCYKEHLQRQNSSGGRNSPSVVSVGNGVETSSMQHAVTSQENDVVESELPETTEASSSSQVESVSSSEAENTENRIAETNETPDCTGRFSDKGFSFSSIEKGGSQRSVLEEGSRRGKRKLNETDLTLESTNAASADSPQNSSEEQDRSPVKAKLKKRNRCFMCRKKIGLTGFECRCGDVFCGTHRYSDVHNCSYDYKADAAEKIRKENPVVVGEKIQKI
- the ZFAND6 gene encoding AN1-type zinc finger protein 6 isoform X2 → MTMAQETNHSQAPLLCSTGCGFYGNPRTNGLCSVCYKEHLQRQNSSGGRNSPSVVSVGNGVETSSMQHAVTSQENDVVESELPETTEASSSSQVESVSSSEAENTENRIAETNETPAASADSPQNSSEEQDRSPVKAKLKKRNRCFMCRKKIGLTGFECRCGDVFCGTHRYSDVHNCSYDYKADAAEKIRKENPVVVGEKIQKI